One genomic region from Bacillus rossius redtenbacheri isolate Brsri chromosome 6, Brsri_v3, whole genome shotgun sequence encodes:
- the LOC134533323 gene encoding uroporphyrinogen decarboxylase isoform X2, which translates to MVCSMEFPALKNDRLLRAARGEAVDRVPVWVMRQAGRYLPEFRELRQKHDFFTICRTPELAAEITLQPVRRFDLDAAIIFSDILVVPQALGMVVEMRAGVGPMLPAPLVEPGDLGRLVTPVDVRAQLGYVARAITLVRHRLEGRVPLVGFSGAPWTLMAYMVEGGGSKTQSRAKAWLYRHPEASARLLGLLTDVVVDYLVMQAEAGAQLLQVFESNAEYLGPDTFREFALPCIRQVSERVRAGLAQRGLPPVPMTIFAKGAHYALQELAGSGYEVVGLDWTVDPGVARAAVGPGVTLQGNLDPCALYAPVESVRERGAALVRSFGRQRYIANLGHGMYPDMDPASVQALVEGVHGA; encoded by the coding sequence CCATGGAGTTCCCCGCCCTGAAGAACGACCGGCTGCTGCGCGCGGCCAGAGGCGAAGCGGTGGACCGCGTGCCCGTGTGGGTCATGCGCCAGGCGGGCCGGTACCTGCCTGAGTTCCGGGAGCTGCGCCAGAAGCACGACTTCTTCACCATCTGCCGGACGCCGGAGCTGGCCGCGGAGATCACGCTGCAGCCGGTGCGCAGGTTCGACCTGGACGCGGCCATCATCTTCTCGGACATCCTGGTGGTCCCGCAGGCCCTGGGCATGGTCGTGGAGATGCGGGCGGGCGTGGGCCCCATGCTGCCCGCCCCCCTGGTGGAGCCCGGGGACCTGGGCCGGCTGGTGACGCCCGTGGACGTGCGTGCGCAGCTGGGCTACGTGGCCCGGGCCATCACCCTGGTGCGGCACCGGCTGGAGGGCCGGGTGCCCCTCGTGGGCTTCTCGGGGGCCCCGTGGACGCTGATGGCCTACATGGTGGAGGGCGGGGGCTCCAAGACGCAGTCCAGGGCCAAGGCGTGGCTGTACCGCCACCCGGAGGCCAGCGCGCGTCTCCTGGGACTGCTCACGGACGTGGTGGTGGACTACCTGGTGATGCAGGCGGAGGCCGGCGCCCAGCTGCTGCAGGTGTTCGAGTCCAACGCGGAGTACCTGGGCCCGGACACCTTCCGGGAGTTCGCGCTGCCGTGCATCCGGCAGGTGTCGGAGCGCGTGCGCGCGGGGCTGGCACAGCGCGGGCTCCCCCCCGTGCCCATGACCATCTTCGCGAAGGGCGCGCACTACGCGCTGCAGGAGCTGGCGGGCAGCGGCTACGAGGTGGTGGGGCTGGACTGGACGGTGGACCCCGGCGTGGCCCGGGCCGCGGTGGGCCCCGGGGTCACGCTGCAGGGGAACCTGGACCCCTGCGCGCTGTACGCGCCCGTGGAGAGCGTGCGGGAGCGGGGGGCCGCCCTGGTGCGCAGCTTCGGCCGGCAGCGCTACATCGCCAACCTGGGCCACGGCATGTACCCCGACATGGACCCCGCCAGCGTGCAGGCGCTGGTCGAGGGCGTGCACGGCGCCTGA
- the LOC134533323 gene encoding uroporphyrinogen decarboxylase isoform X4 translates to MEFPALKNDRLLRAARGEAVDRVPVWVMRQAGRYLPEFRELRQKHDFFTICRTPELAAEITLQPVRRFDLDAAIIFSDILVVPQALGMVVEMRAGVGPMLPAPLVEPGDLGRLVTPVDVRAQLGYVARAITLVRHRLEGRVPLVGFSGAPWTLMAYMVEGGGSKTQSRAKAWLYRHPEASARLLGLLTDVVVDYLVMQAEAGAQLLQVFESNAEYLGPDTFREFALPCIRQVSERVRAGLAQRGLPPVPMTIFAKGAHYALQELAGSGYEVVGLDWTVDPGVARAAVGPGVTLQGNLDPCALYAPVESVRERGAALVRSFGRQRYIANLGHGMYPDMDPASVQALVEGVHGA, encoded by the coding sequence ATGGAGTTCCCCGCCCTGAAGAACGACCGGCTGCTGCGCGCGGCCAGAGGCGAAGCGGTGGACCGCGTGCCCGTGTGGGTCATGCGCCAGGCGGGCCGGTACCTGCCTGAGTTCCGGGAGCTGCGCCAGAAGCACGACTTCTTCACCATCTGCCGGACGCCGGAGCTGGCCGCGGAGATCACGCTGCAGCCGGTGCGCAGGTTCGACCTGGACGCGGCCATCATCTTCTCGGACATCCTGGTGGTCCCGCAGGCCCTGGGCATGGTCGTGGAGATGCGGGCGGGCGTGGGCCCCATGCTGCCCGCCCCCCTGGTGGAGCCCGGGGACCTGGGCCGGCTGGTGACGCCCGTGGACGTGCGTGCGCAGCTGGGCTACGTGGCCCGGGCCATCACCCTGGTGCGGCACCGGCTGGAGGGCCGGGTGCCCCTCGTGGGCTTCTCGGGGGCCCCGTGGACGCTGATGGCCTACATGGTGGAGGGCGGGGGCTCCAAGACGCAGTCCAGGGCCAAGGCGTGGCTGTACCGCCACCCGGAGGCCAGCGCGCGTCTCCTGGGACTGCTCACGGACGTGGTGGTGGACTACCTGGTGATGCAGGCGGAGGCCGGCGCCCAGCTGCTGCAGGTGTTCGAGTCCAACGCGGAGTACCTGGGCCCGGACACCTTCCGGGAGTTCGCGCTGCCGTGCATCCGGCAGGTGTCGGAGCGCGTGCGCGCGGGGCTGGCACAGCGCGGGCTCCCCCCCGTGCCCATGACCATCTTCGCGAAGGGCGCGCACTACGCGCTGCAGGAGCTGGCGGGCAGCGGCTACGAGGTGGTGGGGCTGGACTGGACGGTGGACCCCGGCGTGGCCCGGGCCGCGGTGGGCCCCGGGGTCACGCTGCAGGGGAACCTGGACCCCTGCGCGCTGTACGCGCCCGTGGAGAGCGTGCGGGAGCGGGGGGCCGCCCTGGTGCGCAGCTTCGGCCGGCAGCGCTACATCGCCAACCTGGGCCACGGCATGTACCCCGACATGGACCCCGCCAGCGTGCAGGCGCTGGTCGAGGGCGTGCACGGCGCCTGA
- the LOC134533323 gene encoding uroporphyrinogen decarboxylase isoform X3: MAMEFPALKNDRLLRAARGEAVDRVPVWVMRQAGRYLPEFRELRQKHDFFTICRTPELAAEITLQPVRRFDLDAAIIFSDILVVPQALGMVVEMRAGVGPMLPAPLVEPGDLGRLVTPVDVRAQLGYVARAITLVRHRLEGRVPLVGFSGAPWTLMAYMVEGGGSKTQSRAKAWLYRHPEASARLLGLLTDVVVDYLVMQAEAGAQLLQVFESNAEYLGPDTFREFALPCIRQVSERVRAGLAQRGLPPVPMTIFAKGAHYALQELAGSGYEVVGLDWTVDPGVARAAVGPGVTLQGNLDPCALYAPVESVRERGAALVRSFGRQRYIANLGHGMYPDMDPASVQALVEGVHGA, from the coding sequence CCATGGAGTTCCCCGCCCTGAAGAACGACCGGCTGCTGCGCGCGGCCAGAGGCGAAGCGGTGGACCGCGTGCCCGTGTGGGTCATGCGCCAGGCGGGCCGGTACCTGCCTGAGTTCCGGGAGCTGCGCCAGAAGCACGACTTCTTCACCATCTGCCGGACGCCGGAGCTGGCCGCGGAGATCACGCTGCAGCCGGTGCGCAGGTTCGACCTGGACGCGGCCATCATCTTCTCGGACATCCTGGTGGTCCCGCAGGCCCTGGGCATGGTCGTGGAGATGCGGGCGGGCGTGGGCCCCATGCTGCCCGCCCCCCTGGTGGAGCCCGGGGACCTGGGCCGGCTGGTGACGCCCGTGGACGTGCGTGCGCAGCTGGGCTACGTGGCCCGGGCCATCACCCTGGTGCGGCACCGGCTGGAGGGCCGGGTGCCCCTCGTGGGCTTCTCGGGGGCCCCGTGGACGCTGATGGCCTACATGGTGGAGGGCGGGGGCTCCAAGACGCAGTCCAGGGCCAAGGCGTGGCTGTACCGCCACCCGGAGGCCAGCGCGCGTCTCCTGGGACTGCTCACGGACGTGGTGGTGGACTACCTGGTGATGCAGGCGGAGGCCGGCGCCCAGCTGCTGCAGGTGTTCGAGTCCAACGCGGAGTACCTGGGCCCGGACACCTTCCGGGAGTTCGCGCTGCCGTGCATCCGGCAGGTGTCGGAGCGCGTGCGCGCGGGGCTGGCACAGCGCGGGCTCCCCCCCGTGCCCATGACCATCTTCGCGAAGGGCGCGCACTACGCGCTGCAGGAGCTGGCGGGCAGCGGCTACGAGGTGGTGGGGCTGGACTGGACGGTGGACCCCGGCGTGGCCCGGGCCGCGGTGGGCCCCGGGGTCACGCTGCAGGGGAACCTGGACCCCTGCGCGCTGTACGCGCCCGTGGAGAGCGTGCGGGAGCGGGGGGCCGCCCTGGTGCGCAGCTTCGGCCGGCAGCGCTACATCGCCAACCTGGGCCACGGCATGTACCCCGACATGGACCCCGCCAGCGTGCAGGCGCTGGTCGAGGGCGTGCACGGCGCCTGA
- the LOC134533323 gene encoding putative nuclease HARBI1 isoform X1, whose translation MDIMDSSSSSSSSGSDEERERRVQRVFRPRINLTFNFSDFVFKEKFRVSKVTAEYIINRLGPQLRTETKRNHALTVQEQLLCALHWLGTGAQYHVNADAHGLSKATIHRCVKKLCHLLVHTFLGEEVRWPTESVQAIPQLFMSVANIPRVAGVVDGSLIKIDAPHDNEVSFVDRNGNHSINIMVVCGPNLEFLYASARWPGSVHDARVLRCSSLSQQWENGWRPFPHAILLGDSGYGLKKWLITPNIPVQIPRTNALTSFLRAFKSTRRLVENALGILKEKFPCLNHLRMQPVSACNIILSCIIVHNIEKRLGSEVYEPYENDENVEGEDGEAHEDVDAADPEAIAVLQELIHVFEH comes from the coding sequence ATGGACATAATGGACAGtagtagcagcagtagcagtagCGGGAGTGATGAAGAAAGAGAAAGACGAGTTCAAAGAGTTTTTAGGCCACGGATTAACCTAACCTTCAATTTCAGTGACTTTGTCTTCAAAGAGAAATTCCGCGTTAGCAAGGTAACAGCtgaatacattataaataggttagGGCCACAGTTGCGGACAGAAACAAAAAGAAATCATGCACTTACTGTTCAAGAACAACTTTTGTGCGCATTGCATTGGCTGGGCACAGGAGCACAATATCATGTAAATGCAGATGCACATGGCTTATCAAAAGCCACTATCCACCGATGTGTAAAAAAGTTATGTCACTTACTGGTTCACACCTTTCTTGGAGAAGAGGTTCGCTGGCCAACTGAATCTGTCCAAGCAATTCCACAGCTTTTCATGAGTGTAGCAAACATTCCAAGGGTTGCTGGAGTTGTAGATGGGTCATTGATCAAGATAGATGCCCCACATGATAATGAAGTCTCATTTGTAGACAGGAATGGCAACCATTCAATCAATATAATGGTAGTGTGTGGACCTAACCTAGAATTTTTGTATGCCAGTGCTCGGTGGCCCGGTTCAGTACATGATGCACGAGTACTACGATGTTCATCGTTGTCACAACAGTGGGAAAATGGATGGAGACCATTTCCACATGCAATATTACTGGGAGACAGTGGATATGGATTAAAAAAGTGGCTTATTACACCAAATATCCCAGTACAAATACCTCGGACAAATGCTCTTACAAGTTTTCTTCGAGCCTTTAAATCTACAAGACGACTGGTGGAAAATGCACTTGGTATTTTAAAAGAGAAGTTCCCATGCCTTAATCATCTGAGAATGCAGCCAGTGTCAGCATGTAACATTATCTTGTCTTGTATAATTGTGCATAACATAGAGAAACGCCTAGGATCAGAGGTGTATGAACCATATGAAAACGATGAAAATGTAGAAGGCGAGGATGGGGAAGCTCATGAGGATGTTGACGCAGCTGATCCAGAGGCTATTGCAGTATTGCAAGAACTGATACATGTGTTTGAACATTAA